The following nucleotide sequence is from Quercus lobata isolate SW786 unplaced genomic scaffold, ValleyOak3.0 Primary Assembly Scq3eQI_53, whole genome shotgun sequence.
CACTGCCAAGTATAAGTATAGGTCTTCcccttctttggacgggctTAAAAGGGGTGGACTACTCAGGTAACGCTTTAGTTCTTGGAATGCTGCTTCGCATTCGTTAGTCCAGGCGAAAGCCTGCTTCAAGGTCTTGAAAAAGGTCAGGCATTTGTCTGTAGCcctagagacgaacctgttcAAAGCTGCTATCCTTCCTATGAGTTTTTGAACTTCCTTGACGGTCCTGGGTGACGTCATGTCGATAATGGCTTACACTTTCtctgggtttgcttctattcctctttgaAATACCATGAATCCCAGGAATTTTCCCGAAActaccccaaaaacacacttaCTTGGATTCAACCTCATCTAGTGTTTTTTGAGGGTTGCAAACATCTCCTTCAGGTCGTCCAAATGTGTGAgctcttccttactcttgatgagcatatcatccacgtatacttccatgttcctgccaatctgttgactgaacattttgttcaccaGCCTTTGATACGTAGTCCCAGCATTCTTCAATCTGAAAGACATTACCTTATAACAATAGAGTCCTTAACTTGTGATGAAAGtggtcttctcctggtctttctcagccatctttatctggttataccctgagaaggcgtccatgaacgtCAATAACTTGTGCCTGGCTGTAGAGTCCACGAGCTGGTTTATTCTCAGTAGTgggaagctgtcctttgggcatgccttgttcaggacggtgaagtctacacacatcctccattttctGTTTGCTTTCTTTACTAGGACGACGTTCGCGAGCCATTCAGGATAGTACACCTCCCGGATGAACCCTACCGTCAGGAGTTTGGTAACTTCCTCTGCAACTACTTGATCTCGTTCTGGGGCAAAGCTTCTTCATCTTTGCTAGACAGGTTTCCGCTCCGGGTTCACATTCAACTtatgctggatgacttctggagCTATATCTGGCATGTCCTCGTGGCTCCATGCGAAGACATCTAGATTCTCTCTAAGGAACCTTATGAGTCTTGTTCTCATCTCAGGGCTTAACGTCGTTCCTATCTTGGTCGTCTTGTTCGCTTTTCCTTCTACCAGTTCCACCGTTTCCAGGGCCTCCATtctatcttcttccttttcttcaatcATCCATGTGTGGTTGTCCTTCGCAGTCAGGACGGCTTGATAGCATTCTCTTGCTAGGACTTAATCTCCTTTCACTTCACCGACGCCATTAtctgttgggaattttaccttcaaatggtAGGTTGACGTTGCCGCTTTCCACTTGTTGAGCgtgggcctcccaatgatgacattgtaaGATGAAGGGCAATCCACCACTAAGAAGTCTATCTGACGGGTCAACTGCACCGAGTAGGCCCCCGCCGTCACTGTCAATGTCACTATGCCCTTGGGGTATACCTTGTCTCCGCTGAAGCTGACGAGTGGAGAGTCAAAAGGGCACAGTCTCCTCGGATCTAGTCTCAGCTGCTGGAAGGCTGGGAGGTAGATGATGTCTGGGAAGCTGCCATTGTCGACAAGGATCCTCTTGGTATTAAACCTTTCTATACTTAGCATTATGACCAAGAGACCGTTGTGGGGCTACTTCACTCCTATGGCGTCTCCTTCATTGAAGGACATGTCCTGGTATGTTCGTCTATGCTTAGACGGAGCTACGGTGTGGACATTGTTTACCTGCCTTTGGTATGCCTTCTTGAGTGATTTAAACGATCCTCCTGAAAATGACCCTCCTGTAATCGTctttatctccccgatcactTTGTGTGGAGGTTGGGACGGACGGTCGTCATCCCGGGAAAAGGATTCATACTGGCCTTTATTATCGTCCCTGAATTTACTATATTCTcccttcttcacatatttctgtAACTTCCCTTTACATATCAACTCCTCTATCTGCTCCTTTAGGTCTCTACAGTCTTCCGTGTTGTGGCCGTGATCTTTGTGGAACCGGCAGTACTTGTTCTTGTCGCAGACATTGGGGGATGAGTGCAATGGTCTTGGCCATTTGAGGTAACgctcgtccttgatctgcgtgaAAATTTTGCCAACAGGCATAACAAAAGGAGTAAATCTTACCGTTTGAGAAATTTTATCATCCTTCCTCCTATTCCTGTCATTGTTCCGACGGTCCGGTCACtctctcttttgccccctaCGGTCATCTTCTTTCTTTGCCTTGTCTCCTGGCTTCTTTGCATCCTTTATGGCCGCTAAAGCGTCTTCAGtattcatgtacttctgtgcTTTCAGGAGCATTTCTGCCATCATCTTTGGCGGATTCTTTGCGAGGGAGGCCACGAGATCTCTGGACCTCAATcctgctttgaaggtcgtcagctgcaccttgtcatcagcttcgtccaCCTCCAGAGTCTCTCGGGTGAAGCGTTTGACATATGACCTCAGGGTTTCCTTTTCTCCCTGTCTAATGGTGAGTAAGTAGTCTGCTGGCTTCTTTGGACGTTGCCCCCCTATGAAATGGCGCAAGAAGGCATTACTTAATTGCTCGAAGTTGTCTACGGATGAGGTTGGCAACTTCATGAACCATTCTCTtacagctcctttgagagtggtaGGAAAGGAATGACACAGTATCTCGTCAGGTGGTTGTTGAAGACCTAGAGtcgtcttaaaggtattaagatgatcctGGGGGTCTCTGAGTCCGTCGAACGGCTCAAGTTGAAGTAAGCAAAACTTTGACGGTACAGGGCATTCAAGTACCGCCGTGGTGAAAGGCGAGTCCATAGCCCTTACCATTCTATCTACACTTTGATCCGTCTTCTCCTTAATGGCGCTCCTCagttcgtccatctccttcctcatttcTCGAAGAAGATCTGAGTTCTGCTCGTCCGGAGTAGTTGGCCTTTGAGGGGTATCTCTCCTGTGGCTATCCCCTTCTCCTTCCAGGTTGCCCTTGGACTGGTTTTCTTCCTGTTCAGCCTGTTGAACCTGCTGGAGTCgtagcttcatttcctggttttgtttggtgagttcttcaatggtggccGTAAGGGCTTGAACTTGCTAGGCCAAGGCTGCTGAATTTGGGTTGGATTCCTTTTGAATGTAGAGGGTTGATGGAAACtatgttttcaaatatgaatctGAAAATGTCGTTCCCCACAGACAGCACCAAACTGATGAAGCGTGAATTCGTCAATCAAAATGGGCAGATGGAACTCCCTGTCAGCACCAATGTATCCTTTAAgagggtcaccggtgtggtgcttgCCACAACGCCTTCGATACCAAAGTTAGAACAGAAAAGCAATTTGccaaatggaaatgaatgaactAGAATAGTAATGGGTATTTTCTTAGAGTGTCAGTATCTGTACCTTCTGCTACCAATAtaagggctttatatatgtgattttggttgCTAGCCGTTGGAGTGTTAATGCCTTTCTTAGTAACGCCTCCAGCCCAATAATGGGGCTTTTAATAGGCTCCCAACGGTCTGTTTTGCTGGTTTCGTAACTGCTCAGGTTACTGGCTGGCTTCATTGAATGATTTTCCTTccttcgtcagtgatgactGATTTCCTCGTCACTAGGGATGACCTCGTCATTAGTGTTGACTTTGTCAAGGTAATTTCATTCTCGTAACTCCCATCAGAAAGTCTTGAAGTGAATAAgctttagaattttctagtctAATGAAGATCAAGAGTTCTAAAGGACTTCAAAAAGTTCTTTTACATTAGGGGAAGGGGTACtgaattttgggttttctctttatttatagGAGTGATAGTTGcttgaaaataagctaaaattgTCTTGAAAGTCAATACACATGAATTAGGGTGAggtttctcccaaaaaaattagatctggtGAGTtttaaattggaaaaatatatCTTTTACCTGACTTgtccaaatttcattttttttttacacgttTATAGACTCTTTTCAACGATTTTTTGAGTTGAAAAGGCTTGGACGTATTTTAGAACCATATTCTTGCTAAAACTCATCCCAAGTTGataattaagtttttaaaataattattttaaagataattaccctaaaaacataattatcggtccaaatttaatattattagcttatttcttttatttccaTGCAACAAATCACATTTTAACAAAAGTATTCCACCAATTAtagaaattcatttaattaattttaattgttaaccaatcataattaatttcaattaatcacgTGTGATAGGTTTCACACAAATGAATACATGCAAACTATTAAAActtgatcttgtgatatctttcaatcctaATGTCCGATTTGGAAACTGAACGCATCATTGTGATTGTTAGAACCTCGAGATCATTTTCATGATATGTGATAAATGAGTTAATGACTAGTGTACTCCATTACTCACTTTTAGTAAGGAAATTACTAAAAGGGCTTGAAAATGGGTTTAGGCATTTTTGGGGTTATCTGCTAACACATTGTGCATGTTTTAGGACAGAACAAAATGGAGTGTTTGCAGTGGTATTCTCTCCTAGGGCTAGCCTAACATAATTCGGGGcctaaggaaaaaaatttatgtgaggcattttatatgtaaatattaatttttaaaaaatatttaaaactaatcaaatcaaggttaatttgatgcattaaatacatattttgatgaataatactaacCAAACTAAGGTTAATTTTATGTAGAGAATTTAATAGTTGAagcaaaaattttaacaaaaagaaataaaatgaattatttaaaaaaaatgaacttattTATCTTGAATATATGATGCTGCATAGTTAAATAATGATGtaattcaatttttagttttatatcctgcttttaagagagagagagagagagagagattatttgGTGTGTGGTTTTGTAGGAGATtggtttacaaaaattaaagtcttAAAGTATTAGGGAATATTAACCATCATTGATGATCTAACAAATTTgctacttttttaaaaatattttaaagttaccacaaaatttttaataatatgacGTAATAGTGACTATGATTGATGAACTTCAAAAACCTAATTAAtgaattgtttttcttttatgattgGTGACATATTAGTTTGTAAGCTCatagtaaaatttgtggtaCTTTTAgcatcatttctttttcttttttttttcttttttaaaagtgcacaaccatttaaattttttttattttataaaattttgggccaGTTATAGTGGGGATGGGGCCTTTTTTCTTTAGGGGTAGACATTTTTTATAGGGGCCTTGGGCTAGCCCCACTCTCTCCTCTCATATTTATAGTGAATTTcaacataaatttaattagtgtgaTTTTACATGAATGTAAGAAAATGAAGTACTACGTCATTGTACTCCAAGAATatctaataattattttaaaaatttattagccCATCCATAGTTATAATTCATCTCAAATTACACTCCTTGTGTTAAATTTACCTTGAACTATAAATAATTAGACTTCACAAACATTACTTTCCACACATCTTCATccaataatcaattttgtgaaTTGTTGAGTCCATCCTTAATTGTAAAAGGTACAACTTTAGTTGAAAATTTTCTCCCATTCCATTTGGTTGGAAGAGTAAAGATGTAAGAGAATAGAAAATGGAGAGTTGATAGAAAAGTGGATAGATAGAAGAGATTTTAGTTATTTCTCATGGTGTTTGGTTTGAGgggtgaaaaagtggaagggtgaaaaacattttcatttggttgagaaaaaaaaatgagattatgaaaaatacaatttgtataaatttacttttatactcctattagattttttttgtttaagtaacacattatatttttattaaaaattgtgtatggataagcacttcattttttttaaaaaccaccAAAAACATATGagaaaatgctttaaaaaataatgaggagaaaaaaaaaccaaaacagataataataattgaaaagaaaaaaaaaaaaaaaacaaaatgaatgagaagagaggaagaagaggataAAGGGACAGAAGATGACAAAaccaaaaggaagaaaagaaccACTCAAATTTTGTTACTTGTTTTCTTTCATGTACTCTCTCCtaactagagagagagagagagagagagagagagagagagagattttggtGGGCTAGAAAAGTCACTTGCCTAGACAACATTAAGCTACATTCAGTGCAGCTTTTACataaactacaaaaaaacaGGGCTATCCCAGCGTTTTCGAAACCACTGGGATAGCCCCAGAAAGCGCTGGGATAAATTCCTGTCCCGGCGTTTTTTTTCCCAGCGCTTCAAACCGCCGCGCAGTGAATGTGGGTATAGGGTCGACggacctgtcccagcgcttttcaaaagcgctgggaaAGGCATATGCCCTATACCAACGCTTTTGAAGCGCTGGTATAGGCCTTTTAAATCATATTGGTTCAagacctataccagcgcttttgaaagcgctggaataggtacTACCTATGCCAAGGCTTTCAAAAGCACTGGTATAGGTCTTAaatcaatataatttaaaaggcCTATACCaacgcttttgaaagcgctggtaTAGACTATACCTATTCCAGCGCTCACAAAAGTGCTGGTATAGGTCGTGAATCAGTATAATTTAAAAGGACATATGTCtgcgctttcaaaagcgctggtatagatcctttttttaaaaaaaaaattttagcatctGTAATGTAcctaaaatacatatttttcaataCTTATTTTATAACACCTGTAATGAATCATAATTCATATTTTCCAATAGCAAATACAATACCACattaaaccaacaaattaaatatatctACTTATAATTATTTACAATAGCAAATACAATACTTATTAATGatgaaaaatcttcaaatgtTGAAAAATCTAAACTTAATCATGGGTAATAATCAAGAATATCTTCAAATGTTGGCTATAATGAAGAGCCATAATTTTGTTCAAACTCAGACCACATATCCTTGGATTTCATTTTTTGGAGCAAATATATATCCATGTCCTCACTTTCTAACTCATCCAACTCAATCTTCCCCTCATCAAACCCACCTCTAGCCATCAATCTCTCATCAAGGGCATTAAGTAATTGTCCTTGTACCATAAATTGCCATGCCCATTCTTCCAAAGGAGCCATACATATACTTATCGATGATGAAAAATCTGAACTTAATCATGGGTAATAATCAAGAATGCCTTGAATTTGACTCCATAGCTTATGTTGAAAAAGCTTTAAGATGCTAGACCACTCCAATCACCTAGGAACCTAGTGttcacaaaactaaaaaatataagtcTAAGTCAAGTTAGATCCATACTTGGTCTGCCTAGGGCTAATCACTGAACACACCAATGCATGAGTATTACTCAAGTAGCAATAGATAAAAAGTAAACTTAGATGATCACATAAAAGGTAGAATTATTAAGGAAATTCCAGCAAGAATGACTAAGTTCATTATCAATAATTATAGCACAATAGGAACAACACAATCAACACtcccaaaataaaatacactATCTCATATCTTCGTGCAAACAACCCGCTTGCTCCAAATCAACAACCTACCACAgtagaatatttgaatttactAAGAGGagataaaataaattcacaCATAGTTGAAcaataatatcacaatattCACAAGACAATCAACACTCCCAATAATGAAAAGTAAACCACCTTATATCACCGTGCAAGCCACCCACTTGCTCCAAATCAACAACTcaccacaacaaaaaatttgacatataattATATACTAATAGGGTATTTTGAAGTAGATTTTACTCTCCCTTGAGCAATTCATTGGTTTGCTCCCAGAAAGAGGAACTCAAACTTACAATGAGCTGCTAATCTTACAAAATCTAAGTCTAAATTATAGACTACTAAGATCACTTAAAAGACGTAAATTAGGTGACTTCACGTCCAAAATCAtgtaaaaagagaagaaactaCTAAACTAAGTACATTGAGAGAACAAACTATAAACTAAAATAGGGAGAGGTGTACAAAGATATACAAACCAGAAGATAAGCTCCAATATTTTGCTAGTTTGCATTTGTTCCACAATAAACATGAgctatttaataatttaatcataCGTAGTCAAAGAATGAGAGGTTAACTTACTAGTTGCTACCTTGCTTTGCTCCACAGGGGATGCTAAAGATATTGCAGTAGCCACCAAATGTTTAATCTAGCAATTTAACAAATCCAATAGTCAGAATtgagttgttttttattttaataaaaaatacaatgacaaagtaaaataaaattatcaactaAATTGAGTGGAAAGATTAATGCATAGAAGCATTGTTAAAGGCACTTGCTTGATTCATGTTTGAAATATTGATAAATTAGACGTGCCATAACAGACTTGTAGTTCTAGTTGTAGttgtagctctctctctctttctctcttgggATATATATTGATAGATGATGTATCTAAAATCTTGCACTCTCTTACACTATGCAAgtatttttagtataaaaaaaaattttaaaaaaaaaaaaagattgcaaGAAGTCaagagcaaaactcactcatcaattcaaaaggaataaaaatggtagaaattatttaattttcaaattgcaaAGGCATGTTACATATTAAATAATAGTATTTATACATTATTGTCATTCAGGTCAATTTAGATTGTTATTTGGAACTAGCTGTTTGCAAATGTTAGCTATATTTTTAGTACTAGTATACTTGGTCAATGCTACATTAAgcactcaaaaaataaaattcaatgaGTTGGGTCCACTTCAGACGAAATGGTTGGCTAAGAAACCAGACATGAATTGACATAGATGAATGAAAGCCTTCAGTTTGACAGAAATGCCCTGCAAAGTACCATGTTGGCAAAAAAGGGGGGTgggggaatatatatatatatatataacgtaGCCAAGTCTAGATACTCAATAAGGATGGTGAGACAAGGACATTTGACCCATAACCTAAAAATCTACTAATAAAAGAAATGGCCACATTTTAGGCCATGAAATGAAAGGACCAAAATCAAAAAACCGTTCAGTTATTAGTACTGAATGCATTAGCCTTTTCACATCTCAATTACATCAAGATGTAACTAAAAATCATTGAAAGAACTCTTATAAGAAGACCATACCACAATCGAATGCAATAACAGGCTTCAATTTTACCTCTTCTTCCTGAAAAacaatcaacaaataaaaactaaataattggTAAAATTAAATGACTAAAACAAGATTGTAGTTAAGGGTTAAAAAAAACTTCACACTaaacttgtaaaagaaataCAACAATAGCAATAATACAAATGAACTTAGTAATATCATAAATAAGGGTGAAAAGTACCAACTCATCACTCATACCTTCACCCTCAGTTTCTTGGCTAGCTTAGATACATGACATTGAGAAAGCTCCCTACTTTGTTGATCCTAAACACAAGTAAAACTATAGAggtaaagaaacaaaatttgtagGCATAACTAAAGTGGACATCACTTAGAAATTTTTCATGTGATTAAGAAATTCTCACAATTAAATCAAGGTATAAAAGTGTCAAAGACCATTGCATGAATAGACAAGCTCTTAAAGcaagcactaaaaaaaaaaaaatagtttttttctcaaatgtgTTTAATGTAAGACCCAATGAAGACATCCCTCATATTTatcattgcaaaaaaaaaaaaaattaaacttgtatatgataattaaaaaaaattaataaagcatatatatatacacacaaaccTAGTAAATTTCGATCCCCTACCAGCAGTTTTCCCATAATGAAAATAGTATGAACCGGCAACCCTAGTCCAAACTCAGCTTCCTCCACATACTTCCAGAACTTCCATTCTCCACCATCAATTACCTCAAACCCCACTTGTTCCAATACCTATAAATATCCCAAATTCACTACTGTAAAATTCAAAGTAACTCACATTTTCTCTGCAttgttaaaaaatcaaatacaactaAATTTTACACACTTAAGGTTTAACTTCTCACTAAATACTAACCCAAATtcattattaggaaaaaaaaaaatacaaatgccTTTAAATGGCTTTATTAGAATCAACCaatagttaaacaaaatatacacataacccaaaccaaacttcaaccaaaatcaaaaataaaaaaccagaaatttaacaacaaatatatatacaaatattgctacaaaatagaaatgagagctagagagacttaccttgctttgggtaaactttaaccaaaaccaaatccaaaactaaaacccacacaatcaaccaatagttacacaaaaatatacacataacccaaaccaaacttcaaccaaaatcaaaactaaaaaactagaaatttaacaacaaatatatatacaaatattgctACGAAATATaaatgagagctagagagacttACCTTGCTTTGGATAGGGTCTGTGGTTTTGGGTAGTATttttgtgcttaaaattttggaaaagaaatggtgggttttgagtaaagaagaagagaggaggaGGGGAAGTGGGTTAaggaagagggagagggagaaaaaatgTGGGTGAGAGGAAAACAGTTGAACTAAAGAAGTGGGAGACCAAAAATGAGAGACCAAAGTGGTGGGAAGGTGAAAAAAATAAGTGGgaagttgaaaatttttaaagtgGTACGAGGGACCTATCCTAGCGTTTTTGGAGACCTATTTTTggaagcgctggaataggtgaccctattccagcgctttcgaaagcgctgggacaggtctATCCCCATAAAGGAATAAGTGATCCTATCCcggcgcttttgaaagcgctggaataAGGTccacctattccagcgcttccaaaagcgctgggacaggtccCTCCATTCCCTCATGGAGAGAggcctatcccagcgctttttgAAGCGCTGGAATAAGGTccacctattccagcgctttcaaaagcacTGGGACAGGTCTCTCCATTCTTTTATGGAGAGAGGCCTATCCCAACGCTTTTtaaagcgctggaataggtgtatcctattccagcgcttttaaaagcgctgggataggtctttCCATTAGCATTTTcttgattaataaaaattatattaattaataaaaatattttttaataaattaataaaataaattatattaatcaataaaaatattttttaataattcaatttaacaaaattgaatttaataattcaaactaatttaatatattttaatttaatacttcaaattaataaaatataattcctcactaaaaattactaaaatataatgtgatagctaaaaaaaattgtaagatgTGACTCGAGGACcaacaatattaaaatataaccaTGAAACCTacgaaatgaccaaaataccccaaaaaccaaaaaaaattaccaaaatatccccaaaatcaaaaaatgaccaaaatatccccaaaacccaaaaaaaaccaaaatacctCCCAAAAACCAAtatttgacaaaaataccccccaaaaccttaaaatgaccaaaatacccgccaaaaaccaaaaaaagaccaaaaatacccttaaaacctttaaaatgactaaaatacccccgaaaccaaaaaattaccaaaataatcatgaaacctacaaaatgacaaaaatacccctaaaacctgaaaatgaccaaaatatccctgaaacccaaaaaaggaccaggggtattttggtcattttatggaCTTCAGGGGTATTtagatcattttttaggttttgggggtattctggtaatttttaggttttgagggtattttggtcattttttggactttagggatattttggtcattttttggactttgggggtattttggtcattttttgggttttggaagtattttgttcatttttttttttaatgtttgggggtattttatttttaggttttggaggtattttggtaatttttgggtttcggggttattttgtttttgttttttttttaggtatcttggtcattttttatgtttaaggggtattttgctcattttagtaTTTGGGGTATTTTAAAGTTGGTTGATTTGTAGAAATGATACTTGGATCATAATTAGGTACCCATTTAAAACGcaataaacattaatattaattgggttaatacTCATTTcacccaattaataattgaatGGGTTTGAGTCTCATTAAAGTAGGCGggtttgggtgggcaaatggatttgggttgattttgccacccctagtgTTATTCAAATAATCAAGGGGTTTTCCACCTTTTATATGCAAGGGGGGtgcttttgtcattttctagtttttaggattcatttcaatgttttggggatatttcggtcattttttatgtttcgggGGTGTATCAATCCTTTTCTGGGTGTCAGGTGtgttttggacattttttgtctttctaggggcattttggtcatttatttgacttataggggtattttgttcttatttaaGAAATCGAGGGTATTTTGGCTAGTTTTAGACACGAGGGGTACTCTAGTCATTTTCAATGCCTTAGGGGGTGCTTAGGTCTTTTTTGatgttttggggttattttagtcatttattaggtttcgggggtatattattctttttctagGTATCGGGGTGTTTTTGCTCTTTTTCAATGTTTTAGGGGGTActttggtctttttttaggtttaggagaGTATTGGTCATTTGATAATTAACAAATccctccacaagtataagtgtttgtgggatGTGAGGGGCAAGtgtcggggttcaagtctccagggggaaatttcatacacatatacactta
It contains:
- the LOC115972817 gene encoding uncharacterized protein LOC115972817 — its product is MKLRLQQVQQAEQEENQSKGNLEGEGDSHRRDTPQRPTTPDEQNSDLLREMRKEMDELRSAIKEKTDQSVDRMVRAMDSPFTTAVLECPVPSKFCLLQLEPFDGLRDPQDHLNTFKTTLGLQQPPDEILCHSFPTTLKGAVREWFMKLPTSSVDNFEQLSNAFLRHFIGGQRPKKPADYLLTIRQGEKETLRSYVKRFTRETLEVDEADDKVQLTTFKAGLRSRDLVASLAKNPPKMMAEMLLKAQKYMNTEDALAAIKDAKKPGDKIKDERYLKWPRPLHSSPNVCDKNKYCRFHKDHGHNTEDCRDLKEQIEELICKGKLQKYVKKGEYSKFRDDNKGQYESFSRDDDRPSQPPHKVIGEIKTITGGSFSGGSFKSLKKAYQRQRILVDNGSFPDIIYLPAFQQLRLDPRRLCPFDSPLVSFSGDKVYPKGIVTLTVTAGAYSVQLTRQIDFLVVDCPSSYNVIIGRPTLNKWKAATSTYHLKVKFPTDNGVGEVKGD